The Flammeovirga pectinis genomic interval TATTTATTGCCTTTGGAGCAGAAGAAGCAGGTTTAATTGGATCAAGATATTATGTAGAACATCCTTTCTTTCCTTTAGATAAAATTGATTTTCTTATAAATTTAGACCTTTTTGGTAGTGGCGAAGAAGGAATGATGGCTGTTAATGGAGCAGTATTTACAGAACAATATCAACTTCTTACATCAATTAATACTAAAAATGAATTCCTTCCTGAAATTAAAAAAAGAGGTAAAGCAGCCAATTCAGATCATTATTATTTCTCTGAAAATGGGGTTCCTTGCTTCTTTTTCTATTTAATGGGTGCATCTTGGCCACATTATCATGATATAAAAGACAATCAACCGCTTCCTCTTTCTGGGTTTAAAGGTGCTTATAAATTGATAACTACCTTCGGAAATGAGTTACAAACCTCATCAAAATAGAAATTTATACTAATATCAGCCCATGATTATGAGAAGTTTACAATATCAATGCAAACCTATTGATTAGGTTCATTACCTTTGCATATTGAAACCTCGTGCATGTCATTTTTATGTACTTGGTTTAATCACACTAAGAAATCAAGACAATGTACGACGATAAAAGAAAAGTAAATTACACGAAATACAATACAACACCCCGTCAGAAAACAAACTCTGCGGATATTATGTATGGTATTCAGCCAATTTTTGAGGCATTAGAAGCTGGTAAAGAATTTGAAAAGTTATTTATAACAAGAGATTCTTCGAACGAACAAATTGCTGAAATCCATAAAATGGCGAATAGAGCAGGTATTGTTGTTTCTAGAGTTCCTGTTGAAAAGCTTCAGAGAATTACTTCTAAGAACCACCAAGGTGTAATCGCTTTTGTTCCTGCAATTGATTATGCAAAAGCAGAAAATGTTATTGCTGCAGCTTTTGAAGCGGGAAAAACACCTCTTGTTTTAGTTCTCGACAGAGTAACTGATGTTAGAAATTTTGGTGCAATTGCTAGAACTGCCGAATGTGCAGGTGCAGATTTAATCATGATTCCTAAAAAAGGAGCTGCTCAAATTGGTAGCGATGCTGTTAGAACTTCTGCAGGTGCATTAAACCATATTCCTGTTTGTAGAGTAGATAACTTAAAGCAAGGTATTCTTGAACTTCAAGACAGTGGTTTACAAGTTGTATGTTGTACAGAAAAAGGATCAAAAGACCTTTATTATGTTGATATGGAAATTCCAACAGCAGTAGTAATGGGTTCTGAAGAAGATGGTATCTCTCCAGATATTATCCATTTAGCAGATAAATTGGCTAAGATCCCTATGCTTGGTAAAGTCAACTCGTTAAATGTTGGTGTTGCTGCAGGAATTGTAATTTTTGAAGCAAACAGACAACGTATGATGTCGGCACAGAAATAGTTTTTATTATCTTTGCTATCAATTTAAACAACTAAAAGAAGCATTTTATGCAGTTTACTGAAAATTGTAATTCTATCTTCTCGCAGAGTATCGAGAAATATCATATAAAAGATCATGTGGACACTCCAATTGAGAATCCATTTGAAAAAGAAGATATCCAACATTTATTATATCTAAAAAACTGGATAGATACCGTTCAATGGCATCTAGAGGATATTATTAGAGACCCTAATATTGACCCAGTAGAAGCATTAAAAATCAAACGTAGAATTGATGCTTCTAACCAAGAGCGTACAGATGTTGTAGAATACATTGACAGTTGGTTTTTCGAAAAATATAAAGACGTTCAAGTTATTCCTGGAGCAAGTATTAATACAGAATCTCCTGCATGGGCAATTGATAGACTTTCGATCTTAGCATTGAAAATTTACCATATGAACGAGGAAGTAGAACGTAAAGGTGCATCTGAAGAGCATAAAGCAGCTTGTACAACAAAACTAAACATCCTTTTAGAGCAACGTGTAGATCTTTCTACAGCAATAGAAGAATTAGTTAATGATATTGCAGCTGGTAAAAAATTCATGAAGGTATACAAACAAATGAAAATGTATAACGATCCTTCATTGAATCCTGTTTTATACAAAGAAGGAAAATAATTCCTTTCAAATTATAAATAAAGAAGTTGTTTCAGCAAAAAATGCACTTAGCATATTTGAATGAGACAACTTCTTTTTGATTACTCCTCCTCTTATCATGTCAAAAAAAATACTTGCATTAAGATTTTCAGCCATGGGCGATGTAGCCATGACTGCTCCAGTAATGAAAGAAGTACTTGAACAAAACCCTGATACGGAAATTATCATGGTGTCAAGGCCTTTCTTAAAGCCATTTTTTGATAATATTCCAAGAATGACATTCATAGGAGCAGATTTGAATGGAAAACATAAAGGTTTTGGAGGACTCACAAACTTATTTAAAGAGCTTAAGAAATTAGGCCCTTATACAGCTGTAGCTGATCTTCATTCTGTTTTAAGAACATTCATTATTGATGGGTTATTTCAGTCTACAGGAACAAAAGTTTACCGAATTGATAAAGGAAGAAAGGGTAAAAAAGCACTAACTAAACCTTCTAAAAAGAAATTTGAACCACTCAGAAGTACACCAGAAAGATATGCTGATGTCTTTAGAAAGATTGGACTTGATGTTACATTATCAAATCAATTACCCTCTAAAGGCAGCCCTGCTCTAAAAAATGCTGAATTAGAACTTCTAGGTGGAAAAACTCAACCTTGGGTTGGTATTGCTCCTTTTGCTCAACATGAAGGTAAAATATGGGGAGAGGCAAAAGCTGTAGCTCTAGCAAAAATGCTTCAAGAAAAATTAAATGTAAAAGTATTATTTTTTGGAGGACCTGGTAAAGAAGCTGAAATTCTTGAGAAATGTATAAAAGAAGTACCAAATAGTGTAAATCTTGCAGGTAATATCAAACTTAAAGAAGAGTTAGATATTATAGAATTACTTGATTTAATGGTAAGTATGGATTCTGCAAACATGCACATGGCATCTTTAAGAGGAACAGAGTGTGTGTCTATTTGGGGAGCAACACATCATTACGCTGGCTTTTTAGGATACGGACAGTCTACCGAAAATATTGTTGAAATATCTGAGAAGGAATTACCTTGTCGTCCTTGTTCTGTTTTTGGTAACAAGCCATGCCTTAGAAATGATTATGCCTGTTTAGATAGTATTACACCAGAAATGGTCTATCATAAAATAGCAACTGCATTACACAAGTAACACTTCATCATATTAATCTATGTCACTTATTAACTTCCTAGATTTGGTAGGTACTTTTGTATTTGCTATATCTGGTGCTTTAGCTGCTTCCGAAAAAAAATTTGACATTTTTGGAGCTATATTCGTTGCTAGCGTAACTGCTGTTGGCGGTGGAACAGTACGAGATATGATTTTAGGCACTACTCCTGTTTTCTGGGTAATGGACACCAACTACATCTTAGTAATTACAATGGCTGTCTCATTTACTGTATTATTTAAAGAAACAGTGGCTAAATTAAGAACAACAGTGTTTCTATTTGATACATTAGGTTTAGGGGTTTTTACTTTTATTGGTTTAGAAAAAAGCCTACTTTTAGATATATCCCCTGCTATTGGAATAGTTATGGGAACTTTCACAGCCGTATTAGGTGGAGTTATAAGAGATACACTTTGTAATGAAGTACCTTTAATTTTCAGAGATGAAATCTATGCAACAGCTTGTATTATTGGAGGGTTTGTATTTGTTGGGTTATCTTATCTAAATATTGACTTTAATGTAATAACATGGACTTGTATTTCGACAGTTATTACAATCCGACTACTTGCTATTCGTTTTCATATCGGACTTCCTAAAATTTAATATCACCAAACTACTTTTAAACAATGAAATTAACATACCTAATAGTACTTTTTATAAGTTTCTCGCAAAACCTTTTTGCACAAGAAACTACTTCTAACATACATTTAACTGTAGAAGGCCTAAGAAATACTGATGGCTTTATGCTTGTTCAAGTTGTAGATAAAGATTTAAATTCTGTTCTAGAAACAAAAGGTAATGTTTCTGATATAATATTTACAATGGTTCTAGAAAACATCACTCCCGGTACTTATGGTATTAGAATTTGTCATGATGAAGATGAAAATGATGACATGACAAATAACTGGATTGGTCTTCCTAAAGAAGGCTTTGGTTATTCTTGGGATAAAAAAGTGAAAATGAAAGAGCCTGATTTTGAAGAATATGCATTCGAAGTTAATCAAGGGCAAGTTACAGAAGTTAAGATTGTTACACAGTATTTATAATTCTTTGATTAAAACATATGAACATTTGTTAATTTGTTAGAAACTTCAAAGTAAAACTAATTTCTAAGTACCGTTTATCACGATAAAACTATAAACTTTAGTTACCTTTGTACAAAGAAATTTAAGTCTCTAAGACAAATTCACACTATATTTATCATGGAAACTATATTATTAACCGTTGGTATCCTCGGGGCATTCTTCATTTTGATGTCTGTGAAATTAATTTTCAAAAAAGATGGGAAATTTGAAGGCACATGTGCGTCTCAAAGTCCTTTTTTAAATCCTGAAGGCAAGACATGTAGTTTTTGCGGAAATGATCCTTCAGAATGTAAAAACAAAAAAGAAACAGCATAAACAACTGTTTTTAAAATATAGATCAAGTCTCTGCTTAAAATTAAGTAGAGACTTTTTTATTTCTTAAAATTCAACCGATTGCAGAAGAAATAATATGATTTTTATTGAATGATCTAACAAATATCAGTTAAATGTTAGTATTACATTTTTATATTTGTTGTATAAGTATGAAAGTGAAACACAAAAATTATATTCATTTATATGGCAAATAAAGTCGCTAAACCTGATTTATCTTTCTGGCAAATCTGGAACCTAAGCTTCGGTTTCTTAGGTGTTCAATTTGGATTTGCACTTCAAAACGGTAATGTAAGTCGTATTCTTCAAGCTCTTGGTGCAGATGTGCACGACTTAGGCTACTTCTGGCTAGCTGCTCCTATTGCTGGAATTATCATTCAACCAATTATTGGTGGTGCCTCAGATAGCACATGGACAAAACTTGGACGAAGAGTACCATTTATCTTAGGTGGTGCCATTGCTGCAACATTAGCAATGTTCTTAATGCCTAATTCAGAATTCTTTGTGGCACTAATGCCTCCAATGTTATTTGGAGCTACTATGCTATTAATAATGGATGCCTCTTTTAATATCACATTCCAACCATTTAGAGCTTTAGTAGGCGACATGGTAAATGATAAACAAAGAGATGTAGGGTATTCTGTTCAAAGTTTCTTAATCAACACGGGTGCTGTTGTTGGTTCTGCTCTTCCTTTCATTCTTACAATGGTCGGTGTTAACAACGAACCATCAGAAGGTCAAAAAGTAGCAGACTCTGTTGTTTGGTCATTTTATATTGGCGGTGCAACCTTAATGATTACTGTATTATGGACTGTATTGAGAACAAAAGAGTATCCTCCAGAAGAATATGCTGAATACAATAATATAGATTTAGAGGCTCAAAAAGCCGAAAAAGAACAACTTACTAAAGAAGGTGGTAATGCAATAACTAATTTTATTAAGACATTAGTTTCATCACCAAAAGTAATGTTTCAGCTTGCTGCTGTTCAGTTATGCTCTTGGGTAGCATTCTACTTTATGTGGGTGTATTCTACTCCAGCAATTGCACAACATATATGGCATACAGCTCCCCAAGATGTAACATCTGCTGCTTATAACGAAGCAGGTAACTGGGTAGGATTAATGTTTGCAATGTATAGTTTTGCTGCTGCAATCTTCTCTTTACTTATGCCTACATTAATTAAAGCTACTAATAGAAAAACAGTATACGCAAGTGCATTAATTCTAGGTGGTTTAGGACTTTTAAGTATTGGAATGATACAAGATAAATATTTACTTTTTGCTTCTATGGCAGGTGTAGGTATTGCTTGGGCTGCTATTTTGGCAATGCCATTTAGTATTTTATCAGAAAATCTTCCTGCAGAAAAAATGGGTATCTATATGGGTATCTTTAATGTAACTATTGCAGGTCCTCAAATCTTTGCAGGTTTATTTGGTGGTACTATTGCATCAAACTTCTTTGATGGCAACGCAGTAGGACTATTAACTATGGCAGGCGTAATATTAATTATTGGTGCATTCTGTGTAGGAATAATTAGTGATAATAAAGATAAAGAGATAGAACAGTAAAATACTTTTACGTTTTAGTATATATTGGGACTACTTTCATTAATTAATGGAAGTAGTCCTTTTTTATGTAATGTGAAATAATAATACCTATGGATAATTATTTACAAGGAATTCTAACCATTTTTTCATTGGTAAATCCTGTAATTTGTGCACAAATTTTTAATAGCTTAGAAAGAGGTAAAAGTTATAATCAAAAACTGAAAGACCTTACTAAAACAATTCTTATAGTAGGTGTTATTTTATCTTCTGCTGCATTTTTTGGTGCTAGATTACTTCAAAGTTTTGGTATCTCTCTAGATGCCTTTCAAGTTGCAGGAGGTATTGTTTTAATATGGATGGGGTTTGGTATGTTAAGTAAATCTTCTTCAGAAGACCGAAGAGAAAAAAGTTCATCTACAAAAGAATCTATAGATGAAAATAATTTAGTCCCTTTAGTATTATTTGCTGCTAGTCCGGGTACAATTACAGGGGTAATTACGTTATCCATTACCCAATCCGATGCAGAGATACCATTAGTTGCTCTATTTTCAATTGTTGGTGTTTTGCTATTAACCTGGGTAATTGTTGCTGTTCTTTCTCGTAAATCAGCCTCAAAACCATCCATGACAAATCAAGTAACAACTAAATTTATGGGGTTAATTGTATTAGCAATGGGAGTACAATTTTTACTATCAGGCATTAAAGATTTTTACAACCCTTTACTTCAATAGAACATCTAAATCAGCATTTCTACAATTTAAAAATTCATATCTACCCTTAATTTAATTTTTGGCACATATTTTACACTTCATTATTCTTTAATATTGATATACATAGACGTACAACTTTTACTAGTTTTTACGTTATCACTTTACAAAGTATTTACACTCTGTTCTTAGCAATAGAAATTCAATAATCCTTTGATAAATTTATTAAAGGAAAAGATATATAAAAGAATGATTGAAAAGTATTTAAAGCAATTTACAATCAAGCAAATTATTTTTTGGATAGGTGGTGTTGTAATCGGAACTATTTCCCTTACAGTACTTACTCTTGTAGGCCTATACACTAATGAAAGCCTTGAAGTAGATATCTCTGCCAGAAACGCAATGCTATCTCAACGTATAGTTTTGCTGTCTAATATTTATGTAGACTCTGGAGACAATCAAACTAAACAAGAATTAAAAAAAGCAATAAACCTATTTGATGGGTCTTTACTTGCCATGAAACACGGTGGTACTGTACCGGAAATGGATGGAAAAAAGATCCGTCCTGCAAGTATTAGAGTTGACGACTATATTGAAAGAGTTGAAGAAGTTTGGAAACCTTACAGAAGCAATTCTAGAGTTATCTTAGAAGAGCCACTTACTACTTCTAATTATACTTTTAACATGAATATTAATCTCGATACTACTGCATTAGATAGTGTTGGTTTACTTACTAAAGTGTTAGAGAAAAATGTGAAAGTAGGAAACAGTTTAGCATACCTTGAACAAAATTCAGGTACTATGTTAAAGGTTAATCAAGACCTTGTTCAAGCCTACGTCAGTGACTCAGAAGAAATTGAATTTCAATTAACTAGATTTATCTTAATTGCAATTTTTGTAATACTTATTATTGTAATTCTTAATGCTCTTCTGTTACGAAAAGCGATAATTAGACCTTTAAAAGATTTAGCTGAAAAAAGTAATGAAATAGCATCTGGTAATTTAAATATTAAGTTTAATGAGAATGGTACAAGTGAGATGCACAGCATGCGTAAATCTCTAAAATCCATGCGAGAAAAACTTCAAGATATTTCCATATTTGTAATGGAATTTAGTAAAGGAAATTACAACATTGAATTCGATAAAATTAATGACGATCAATACAAAGAAGATCCATTTATTCACTCACTGATTGATACCAAAAACAGACTAGAACAGAGTTCTAAAGAAAGAAGTGAAAGAGAATGGGTGAACGAAGGTTCTGCTAGATTAAATAAATTAATTCGCATCCATAGTAGTGATGCTCAAGAACTTGGCAAAGCTCTTGT includes:
- the rlmB gene encoding 23S rRNA (guanosine(2251)-2'-O)-methyltransferase RlmB, with the translated sequence MYDDKRKVNYTKYNTTPRQKTNSADIMYGIQPIFEALEAGKEFEKLFITRDSSNEQIAEIHKMANRAGIVVSRVPVEKLQRITSKNHQGVIAFVPAIDYAKAENVIAAAFEAGKTPLVLVLDRVTDVRNFGAIARTAECAGADLIMIPKKGAAQIGSDAVRTSAGALNHIPVCRVDNLKQGILELQDSGLQVVCCTEKGSKDLYYVDMEIPTAVVMGSEEDGISPDIIHLADKLAKIPMLGKVNSLNVGVAAGIVIFEANRQRMMSAQK
- a CDS encoding DUF4254 domain-containing protein, whose product is MQFTENCNSIFSQSIEKYHIKDHVDTPIENPFEKEDIQHLLYLKNWIDTVQWHLEDIIRDPNIDPVEALKIKRRIDASNQERTDVVEYIDSWFFEKYKDVQVIPGASINTESPAWAIDRLSILALKIYHMNEEVERKGASEEHKAACTTKLNILLEQRVDLSTAIEELVNDIAAGKKFMKVYKQMKMYNDPSLNPVLYKEGK
- a CDS encoding glycosyltransferase family 9 protein, whose translation is MSKKILALRFSAMGDVAMTAPVMKEVLEQNPDTEIIMVSRPFLKPFFDNIPRMTFIGADLNGKHKGFGGLTNLFKELKKLGPYTAVADLHSVLRTFIIDGLFQSTGTKVYRIDKGRKGKKALTKPSKKKFEPLRSTPERYADVFRKIGLDVTLSNQLPSKGSPALKNAELELLGGKTQPWVGIAPFAQHEGKIWGEAKAVALAKMLQEKLNVKVLFFGGPGKEAEILEKCIKEVPNSVNLAGNIKLKEELDIIELLDLMVSMDSANMHMASLRGTECVSIWGATHHYAGFLGYGQSTENIVEISEKELPCRPCSVFGNKPCLRNDYACLDSITPEMVYHKIATALHK
- a CDS encoding trimeric intracellular cation channel family protein — protein: MSLINFLDLVGTFVFAISGALAASEKKFDIFGAIFVASVTAVGGGTVRDMILGTTPVFWVMDTNYILVITMAVSFTVLFKETVAKLRTTVFLFDTLGLGVFTFIGLEKSLLLDISPAIGIVMGTFTAVLGGVIRDTLCNEVPLIFRDEIYATACIIGGFVFVGLSYLNIDFNVITWTCISTVITIRLLAIRFHIGLPKI
- a CDS encoding DUF2141 domain-containing protein — encoded protein: MKLTYLIVLFISFSQNLFAQETTSNIHLTVEGLRNTDGFMLVQVVDKDLNSVLETKGNVSDIIFTMVLENITPGTYGIRICHDEDENDDMTNNWIGLPKEGFGYSWDKKVKMKEPDFEEYAFEVNQGQVTEVKIVTQYL
- a CDS encoding MFS transporter encodes the protein MANKVAKPDLSFWQIWNLSFGFLGVQFGFALQNGNVSRILQALGADVHDLGYFWLAAPIAGIIIQPIIGGASDSTWTKLGRRVPFILGGAIAATLAMFLMPNSEFFVALMPPMLFGATMLLIMDASFNITFQPFRALVGDMVNDKQRDVGYSVQSFLINTGAVVGSALPFILTMVGVNNEPSEGQKVADSVVWSFYIGGATLMITVLWTVLRTKEYPPEEYAEYNNIDLEAQKAEKEQLTKEGGNAITNFIKTLVSSPKVMFQLAAVQLCSWVAFYFMWVYSTPAIAQHIWHTAPQDVTSAAYNEAGNWVGLMFAMYSFAAAIFSLLMPTLIKATNRKTVYASALILGGLGLLSIGMIQDKYLLFASMAGVGIAWAAILAMPFSILSENLPAEKMGIYMGIFNVTIAGPQIFAGLFGGTIASNFFDGNAVGLLTMAGVILIIGAFCVGIISDNKDKEIEQ
- a CDS encoding MarC family protein, with translation MDNYLQGILTIFSLVNPVICAQIFNSLERGKSYNQKLKDLTKTILIVGVILSSAAFFGARLLQSFGISLDAFQVAGGIVLIWMGFGMLSKSSSEDRREKSSSTKESIDENNLVPLVLFAASPGTITGVITLSITQSDAEIPLVALFSIVGVLLLTWVIVAVLSRKSASKPSMTNQVTTKFMGLIVLAMGVQFLLSGIKDFYNPLLQ
- a CDS encoding GAF domain-containing protein, which gives rise to MIEKYLKQFTIKQIIFWIGGVVIGTISLTVLTLVGLYTNESLEVDISARNAMLSQRIVLLSNIYVDSGDNQTKQELKKAINLFDGSLLAMKHGGTVPEMDGKKIRPASIRVDDYIERVEEVWKPYRSNSRVILEEPLTTSNYTFNMNINLDTTALDSVGLLTKVLEKNVKVGNSLAYLEQNSGTMLKVNQDLVQAYVSDSEEIEFQLTRFILIAIFVILIIVILNALLLRKAIIRPLKDLAEKSNEIASGNLNIKFNENGTSEMHSMRKSLKSMREKLQDISIFVMEFSKGNYNIEFDKINDDQYKEDPFIHSLIDTKNRLEQSSKERSEREWVNEGSARLNKLIRIHSSDAQELGKALVKELARFMNCAHCSFYIVKKDTVTNESYMELAALYAFDSHKEFQSQKIKIGEGLIGEIWQEGIPIYLTEIPEDYIKIRSGLGDAAPNSLSIYPFKSHGEVEVILEIASFHPLEEKSLQLLDEIGGAIATSVATSENTSNVSKLYNDSKRLTDELRTSEEEMKQNMEELQATQEQLVRERRETESNKKLLNEVVDITGGRIIIVEAEGQVWFSSQSFLDIVQYSLDELLHFDIGILFPDYSENKTWQVEKLSTAIKLKDNNGELKDVQLEIKQLFLDGNDRWLFTIR